A window from Planococcus maritimus encodes these proteins:
- a CDS encoding GNAT family N-acetyltransferase, which translates to MYKKQQYVFKDGRPVMATIRTYTEKDFPGLIDVQRESFPPPFPPDLLWNEQQLQSHITLYPEGAICVEIGGEIAGSMTAMLTTIDPEHPAHTWEQLTGSGSINTHDPHGTSLYVVDIGIKPKFRQLKLGKLLMEAMYERVVADGIERLIGGGRMPGYHRYAEQLTAEQYVDQVLAGELRDPVISFLLSCGRMPVSIIPGYLADEESLDYALLMEWNNPFTR; encoded by the coding sequence ATGTACAAAAAACAGCAATACGTCTTCAAAGATGGGCGCCCGGTGATGGCAACCATCCGGACCTATACGGAAAAAGATTTTCCAGGCTTAATCGACGTGCAGCGCGAAAGTTTCCCACCGCCGTTTCCACCGGACCTACTATGGAATGAGCAGCAACTCCAAAGTCACATCACACTTTACCCTGAGGGTGCGATTTGTGTTGAAATCGGTGGCGAGATTGCGGGATCCATGACAGCGATGCTGACAACGATCGATCCCGAGCATCCGGCACATACGTGGGAACAACTGACGGGTTCGGGATCCATCAACACACATGATCCGCACGGCACATCGCTGTACGTTGTCGATATCGGCATCAAACCAAAATTCCGCCAATTGAAATTAGGTAAACTATTGATGGAAGCGATGTACGAACGCGTTGTTGCAGACGGGATTGAGCGGCTCATTGGCGGCGGGCGCATGCCAGGGTATCACCGGTACGCAGAACAGCTGACAGCGGAACAATACGTGGACCAAGTACTAGCCGGCGAACTAAGGGATCCGGTCATCAGCTTCTTGCTGAGCTGTGGCCGCATGCCTGTTAGCATAATACCTGGATATTTGGCTGATGAAGAATCACTTGATTACGCCTTATTAATGGAATGGAATAATCCTTTCACTCGCTAA
- a CDS encoding alpha-glucosidase, translating into MSLKKTWWKESVVYQIYPRSFFDTDGDGFGDLNGVRAKLDYLQELGVDMIWLCPVYKSPNIDNGYDVSDYQAIMDEMGTMEDFDRLLEDIHSRGMKIMMDLVLNHTSDQHPWFLESKSSRDNPKRDWYIWRDKPTNWESIFGGPAWTYDPKTSQYYFHLFSKSQVDLNWENAELRRAIYDMILWWLDKGIDGFRVDAINHLKKDFTDMPNPEGLNYVPAWEKMTNVQGIQELLEELRRETFGRYDVVTVGEANSIRAHEIGEWISEEEGKFNMIFHLEAHEEAWSEESVGGVDVDDLRIVLDRWQRSTQGIAWNALYLENHDRPRTVSTWGNDRELWRESATALACMYFFMQGTPFIYQGQEIGMTNAPFDDIDLYRDIETKNMYRYNRQKGVPHRDLMNTLRKISRDHARTPMQWNFGANAGFTGGEPWIPLNPNFNWLNVTAQQRDPQSVLSFYKKMVQLRTQHEALIYGSTHLTFLECPYVYAYTREYGQERYLIISHLDNDTCSWWSPAEGQLLLSNYVHHIDGKLQPYEARVYLLT; encoded by the coding sequence ATGAGCTTGAAAAAGACATGGTGGAAGGAATCAGTTGTGTATCAGATTTACCCGCGCAGTTTTTTCGATACGGACGGCGACGGGTTCGGTGACTTGAACGGCGTCCGGGCCAAACTCGATTACCTGCAAGAACTCGGTGTGGATATGATCTGGTTATGCCCCGTCTACAAATCGCCGAATATTGATAATGGTTATGACGTCAGTGATTACCAGGCAATCATGGATGAAATGGGGACGATGGAAGATTTCGACCGCTTGCTAGAAGATATTCACTCCCGTGGCATGAAGATTATGATGGATCTCGTCTTGAATCATACAAGCGACCAGCATCCGTGGTTTCTTGAATCGAAGTCATCACGCGACAATCCGAAACGCGATTGGTATATCTGGCGAGACAAACCGACAAATTGGGAAAGCATATTCGGAGGGCCGGCCTGGACGTATGACCCGAAAACGAGCCAATACTATTTTCACTTGTTCTCGAAAAGCCAAGTCGACTTGAACTGGGAAAATGCAGAGTTGCGCCGTGCGATATACGACATGATTCTTTGGTGGCTCGATAAGGGAATTGACGGTTTCCGTGTAGACGCCATCAATCACTTGAAAAAAGATTTTACGGACATGCCGAATCCAGAAGGACTGAATTATGTGCCAGCTTGGGAGAAGATGACCAATGTTCAAGGAATCCAGGAGCTGTTAGAAGAGTTGCGCCGCGAAACGTTTGGCCGCTATGATGTGGTGACAGTTGGCGAGGCCAATAGTATCAGGGCGCACGAAATCGGGGAGTGGATCAGTGAAGAAGAAGGGAAATTCAATATGATTTTCCATTTGGAAGCACATGAGGAAGCCTGGAGTGAAGAAAGCGTGGGAGGCGTCGATGTCGATGATTTGAGAATTGTGCTGGACCGCTGGCAACGCAGCACGCAAGGCATTGCATGGAATGCTTTGTATTTGGAAAATCACGACCGCCCGCGCACCGTTTCGACTTGGGGCAACGACCGAGAGCTGTGGCGAGAAAGCGCTACGGCCCTCGCTTGCATGTATTTCTTCATGCAAGGCACGCCGTTCATTTACCAGGGGCAGGAAATCGGCATGACCAATGCGCCATTTGACGACATCGATTTATACCGGGACATCGAGACGAAAAACATGTATCGCTACAATCGCCAAAAAGGGGTGCCTCACAGAGATTTGATGAACACCCTCAGGAAAATCAGCCGGGACCATGCAAGGACCCCAATGCAATGGAATTTTGGTGCAAATGCTGGTTTCACAGGGGGCGAACCGTGGATTCCATTAAATCCGAATTTCAATTGGCTGAACGTAACAGCGCAGCAGCGAGATCCGCAATCGGTTCTGTCTTTTTACAAAAAGATGGTGCAGTTAAGAACGCAGCATGAAGCCTTGATTTACGGCAGCACGCATTTGACCTTTTTGGAATGTCCGTATGTGTATGCTTATACGCGAGAATATGGGCAAGAACGTTATTTGATTATCTCGCACCTCGACAATGATACCTGCTCGTGGTGGAGTCCAGCAGAAGGCCAATTACTGTTGTCGAATTACGTTCATCATATAGACGGCAAATTGCAACCCTACGAAGCAAGGGTATACCTATTAACGTAA
- a CDS encoding helix-turn-helix domain-containing protein encodes MNIGSVIKYYRHKHNLTQSQLADGICSVSHLSKIESNTYTPHEETYEALLLKMGVQLKKELEHQKRLEQQLGRFIDCALHYDLDNLHKIYKELLDEDDYLQSTDLVNQYELYKFRYYVLDLQMDKASTQQKLLEKLKASFTAPELWMSRFFQALYFTTLGKQKEAMDLMHRLDQGLQSIPQKLEGEFYYQKARILIVHDRLELSAYFAERAVRSYEMHHNYIRLLHAQLLLAINYTRRNLSTQAASLYEVVKRNAHLTHQSELYQSVLYNYAELLKSQKHDSQAFEMFSELKDVLQPGSYIHKAVIVNLLELEGVSEEETVDLIEQLRMPGTPKDEEYFKLYSDYYEKREFSQQELLNYKEDKMFPFFKKYGYIKDTKHLSEELAAHYKDQQDWQKAYYYQTHILESDGE; translated from the coding sequence ATGAACATCGGTTCTGTGATTAAATACTATCGCCACAAACACAATCTTACACAGTCACAGCTCGCTGATGGCATCTGTTCCGTCTCGCATCTCAGCAAAATCGAATCCAACACGTATACACCACACGAAGAAACCTATGAAGCGTTGCTGTTAAAAATGGGCGTGCAGTTGAAGAAAGAACTAGAGCACCAGAAACGGCTGGAACAGCAATTGGGGCGATTTATTGATTGTGCACTTCACTACGATCTCGATAATTTACATAAAATCTATAAAGAGCTTTTGGATGAAGATGATTACCTGCAATCGACGGATTTGGTGAATCAATACGAATTATATAAGTTTCGCTATTATGTCTTGGATTTGCAAATGGACAAAGCATCCACACAGCAAAAACTGCTTGAAAAGTTGAAAGCTTCATTTACAGCACCAGAGTTATGGATGAGCCGATTTTTCCAAGCGCTTTATTTCACGACTTTGGGTAAGCAAAAAGAAGCAATGGATTTAATGCACAGATTGGATCAAGGGCTGCAAAGCATTCCACAAAAACTGGAGGGAGAATTTTATTATCAAAAAGCGAGAATTTTAATAGTTCATGATCGATTAGAGCTATCTGCATATTTTGCGGAGCGGGCAGTCCGTTCTTATGAGATGCACCATAATTATATCCGTCTTCTGCATGCGCAGCTGCTGCTCGCAATTAACTACACTAGGCGCAATTTGAGTACTCAGGCCGCCAGCTTATACGAAGTGGTAAAACGCAACGCTCATTTGACCCATCAGTCCGAATTATATCAATCAGTACTTTACAATTACGCAGAATTGCTGAAGAGCCAGAAGCACGACAGCCAAGCATTCGAGATGTTTTCGGAGCTGAAAGACGTGTTACAACCTGGTAGCTATATACACAAAGCAGTTATCGTCAACCTGCTGGAACTTGAAGGCGTAAGTGAAGAAGAGACAGTTGACCTAATTGAACAATTGCGTATGCCCGGGACCCCGAAAGATGAAGAATACTTTAAGTTATACAGTGATTACTACGAGAAACGAGAATTTTCCCAACAAGAACTTTTGAACTATAAAGAAGATAAAATGTTTCCATTTTTCAAAAAATATGGTTATATAAAAGACACCAAACATCTTTCTGAAGAACTTGCGGCTCATTACAAAGACCAACAAGATTGGCAGAAAGCTTATTACTATCAAACTCATATTCTGGAAAGTGACGGTGAATAA
- a CDS encoding M24 family metallopeptidase, with the protein MSFGTAEYQGRIRKTKQQMAEKGIEVLLITDPANMNYLSGYDAWSFYVHQMLIVIEDEDQPLWVGRIMDANGAKITTWLYHDNIIPYPEIYVQSQTHHPMDFVAEILTQIGQDRRSIGVEMENYYFTAKCYERLQKGLPNARFQDASLLVNWVRIVKSDTEIAYMKRAARFSEKAMAAGIEMIAEGVRECDVAARILEVQVKGTKEHGGDYPAIMPLLPTGERTAAPHLTWTDKRYEQGESVTLEIAGCYKRYHSPLARTVFIGTPDAELQHLAEVTTEGINECIAMIKPGIYLEEVCATWTKTIARYGFEKEARIGYPVGLNYPPDWGEHTASIRKGDRTILEPNMAFHMIPAMWFDDSGFEVSETFRVTETGCETLANMPRGLFTKGHLIGYQGGA; encoded by the coding sequence ATGTCGTTCGGAACTGCAGAATATCAGGGGCGTATCAGAAAAACAAAGCAGCAAATGGCGGAAAAAGGCATTGAAGTGCTGCTCATCACGGACCCTGCCAATATGAATTATTTATCCGGCTATGACGCCTGGTCGTTTTATGTCCACCAAATGCTCATTGTCATCGAAGACGAAGACCAGCCTTTGTGGGTCGGGCGGATTATGGACGCAAATGGCGCCAAGATCACTACTTGGCTGTACCACGACAACATCATCCCGTATCCAGAAATCTACGTGCAATCACAAACGCATCACCCAATGGATTTCGTCGCGGAAATCTTGACGCAGATTGGGCAGGACCGGCGTTCGATCGGTGTAGAAATGGAGAATTATTATTTCACGGCCAAATGCTACGAACGCTTGCAAAAAGGCTTGCCGAATGCCCGCTTCCAGGATGCCTCATTGCTTGTCAATTGGGTGCGCATCGTGAAGTCGGATACTGAGATTGCCTATATGAAACGCGCCGCGCGTTTTTCCGAAAAAGCGATGGCGGCCGGCATTGAAATGATTGCAGAAGGCGTCAGGGAATGCGACGTTGCGGCAAGGATCCTCGAAGTGCAGGTGAAAGGCACGAAAGAGCACGGTGGGGACTATCCGGCAATCATGCCGCTTTTGCCGACAGGGGAACGCACCGCCGCGCCTCATTTGACCTGGACCGATAAACGCTATGAACAAGGTGAATCGGTCACGCTGGAGATTGCCGGCTGCTATAAACGCTATCATTCGCCGCTCGCGCGCACCGTGTTTATCGGGACGCCGGACGCCGAACTGCAGCATCTTGCGGAAGTGACGACAGAAGGCATCAACGAATGCATTGCTATGATCAAGCCGGGCATCTATTTGGAAGAAGTGTGTGCGACATGGACCAAAACGATCGCCCGCTACGGATTTGAAAAAGAAGCGCGCATCGGTTATCCCGTCGGCTTGAATTACCCGCCGGATTGGGGCGAGCATACCGCGAGCATCCGCAAGGGCGACCGCACGATACTCGAACCGAACATGGCGTTCCATATGATCCCGGCGATGTGGTTTGACGATTCGGGCTTTGAAGTGAGTGAAACCTTCCGTGTGACAGAAACTGGCTGTGAAACGCTGGCGAATATGCCAAGGGGCTTGTTCACGAAAGGCCATTTAATTGGCTATCAGGGCGGCGCTTGA
- a CDS encoding penicillin-binding transpeptidase domain-containing protein codes for MKRYIAMAAGASALILSACQPQPTPQDRLDEYVDHWNEQDFAAMYEDYLTEGSKETFPSEAFDERQQQLIEDLGIENLEVSYTAQEEAEWDEAEPAEFPLAVQMETLAGPVEFEQTVSLIYEEQEDGENWFVEWDPSLIFKDLEADDEVAVQTEAAERGEILDREGRGLAINGTGYNLGVVPERLEGDGDLEEAAELLGLTVESIEESLNQSWVQPDQFVPLTKASKSAEQLIADVEASDVATYQETAMREYPYGEAFGHLTGYIGSITAEQLEELKGQGYGATDLIGRQGLERRLEEQLRGESGARILIDKQEEGAEDIVLAEQEPTAGEDIELTIDAELQTAAYDSMQGEPGAAAAVSPETGETLALISSPGFDPNEFIAGISGERYAELSDDPLNPLFTRFAASYAPGSTIKPVTAAIGMEAGTLDPQQGLEIDGQTWQKDSSWGSYRVSRLHPEAPNPIDLNKALVYSDNIYFARQALEMGTETFIDGLTSYGFGEELPFAIELESSQISNDGTLGSEGQLADTSFGQGEMLANILHLASAYEPFLNGGTIYEPTLYASEEAGQVWKEGLISEGNAAVLQEDLRNVVTDGYAKSADIAAVPIAGKTGTAELKGALGEEGQENGFFVSYHAEQQDFILAMMIESIEDNGGSDYVAGFSANAMEQYYLNN; via the coding sequence ATGAAACGATACATAGCAATGGCAGCAGGGGCAAGTGCACTTATCCTGTCAGCGTGCCAACCCCAGCCGACGCCACAAGACCGTTTGGATGAATACGTCGACCATTGGAACGAACAGGATTTTGCAGCGATGTATGAAGATTATTTAACGGAAGGCTCAAAAGAAACCTTTCCATCAGAAGCGTTTGATGAGCGGCAACAGCAATTAATTGAGGACTTGGGCATTGAGAACTTAGAAGTTAGCTACACAGCTCAGGAAGAAGCGGAATGGGACGAAGCAGAACCGGCCGAATTTCCGTTGGCTGTGCAGATGGAAACGCTAGCAGGCCCAGTTGAATTCGAGCAGACCGTGTCATTGATTTACGAAGAGCAAGAAGACGGGGAGAATTGGTTTGTCGAATGGGATCCGTCGCTAATCTTTAAAGACCTGGAAGCGGACGATGAAGTAGCCGTGCAAACAGAAGCCGCTGAACGCGGTGAAATTTTAGATCGCGAAGGGCGCGGCCTCGCGATCAACGGCACCGGCTATAATCTTGGCGTGGTGCCGGAGCGTCTCGAGGGGGACGGCGACCTGGAGGAAGCCGCTGAACTGCTTGGGCTGACGGTGGAGTCGATTGAAGAAAGCTTGAACCAAAGCTGGGTGCAGCCGGACCAATTCGTGCCGCTGACGAAAGCATCGAAATCGGCTGAACAATTGATCGCTGATGTCGAAGCGAGTGATGTTGCGACTTATCAAGAAACAGCGATGCGCGAATATCCGTACGGAGAAGCATTCGGCCATTTGACCGGCTATATCGGTTCGATTACAGCGGAGCAATTGGAAGAATTGAAAGGTCAAGGCTATGGGGCAACGGACCTGATCGGCCGCCAGGGGCTCGAACGCCGCCTCGAAGAACAGCTTCGTGGTGAGAGCGGTGCGCGCATCCTGATCGACAAGCAGGAAGAAGGAGCGGAAGATATCGTCCTAGCTGAACAGGAGCCAACCGCTGGGGAAGATATAGAGCTGACGATTGATGCTGAATTGCAGACGGCTGCCTATGATTCGATGCAAGGAGAACCAGGTGCTGCGGCCGCAGTGTCACCTGAAACAGGCGAGACCTTGGCACTCATCAGCTCACCAGGATTTGATCCGAATGAATTTATCGCCGGCATCAGCGGCGAACGGTACGCCGAACTATCAGACGACCCATTAAATCCATTGTTCACGCGTTTTGCCGCAAGCTATGCGCCAGGGTCGACGATCAAGCCGGTGACAGCGGCGATTGGCATGGAGGCAGGAACACTTGATCCGCAGCAAGGGCTTGAAATTGATGGCCAGACGTGGCAAAAAGACAGCTCATGGGGCTCGTACCGTGTCTCCCGCTTGCATCCAGAAGCGCCAAATCCGATCGATTTGAACAAAGCGCTTGTCTACTCGGATAATATCTATTTCGCAAGACAAGCACTTGAGATGGGGACTGAGACCTTCATTGACGGCTTGACTTCGTACGGCTTCGGAGAGGAGTTGCCATTTGCCATCGAGCTGGAAAGTTCTCAGATTTCTAATGACGGAACTCTTGGGTCTGAAGGGCAATTGGCCGATACATCCTTTGGCCAAGGGGAGATGCTCGCCAACATCCTGCATCTTGCTTCTGCCTACGAACCATTCTTGAACGGCGGCACGATCTATGAGCCGACGCTTTATGCCAGTGAAGAAGCGGGGCAGGTTTGGAAAGAAGGCTTGATCAGTGAAGGCAATGCGGCTGTGCTTCAAGAAGATCTCCGCAATGTCGTCACGGACGGCTATGCCAAATCAGCGGACATTGCCGCAGTTCCGATCGCCGGCAAAACCGGCACCGCTGAATTGAAAGGCGCTCTCGGCGAAGAAGGGCAGGAAAACGGATTTTTCGTTTCCTATCACGCAGAGCAGCAGGACTTCATTTTGGCAATGATGATTGAATCCATTGAAGACAATGGCGGCAGTGATTACGTTGCAGGCTTCTCCGCCAACGCCATGGAACAGTATTATTTAAATAATTAA
- a CDS encoding S8 family peptidase — protein sequence MKKSAKFITTAMLAATMLVPAMGVSANEAPDAQKTNANETIRVLVDMPGKSDLKKAKDQYGVQWDFDSEGFTTDMTEKQYEALKKNKNISIEKVPEFTVETTTLEPQARYQAMAAAQSTPWGIKAMYNNSSITKTTGGSGVNIAVLDTGVNTSHADLAANVEQCKDFTIGTSIVNGSCTDRQGHGTHVAGSALANGNGGLYGIAPQADLWAYKVLGDNGSGSADDIATAIRHVADQASSLKQKTVINMSLGSSAESSLITNAVNYAYGKGVLVIAAAGNEGPYQGSIGFPGALQNAVAVAALENVQQNGTYRVADFSSRGYSQYAGDYSIGKYDVEVSAPGASIYSAWYDGGYATISGTSMASPHAAGLAAKIWAANPTATHTQIRSDLQNRAANNDILSGYYAGSGDDSASGFGFYRLP from the coding sequence ATGAAAAAATCAGCAAAATTCATTACCACAGCTATGTTGGCAGCGACTATGCTCGTACCGGCAATGGGGGTTTCAGCAAATGAAGCTCCAGACGCACAAAAAACGAACGCCAACGAGACGATCCGTGTGCTCGTCGATATGCCAGGAAAAAGTGACTTGAAAAAGGCAAAAGACCAATACGGCGTGCAGTGGGATTTCGATAGCGAAGGCTTCACGACGGATATGACTGAGAAACAATATGAAGCATTGAAGAAAAATAAAAATATAAGTATTGAAAAAGTGCCGGAATTTACAGTAGAAACGACAACACTTGAACCGCAGGCACGCTATCAAGCAATGGCTGCAGCCCAGTCGACTCCATGGGGCATCAAAGCGATGTATAACAATAGTTCCATTACGAAGACAACGGGTGGTTCAGGCGTCAACATTGCTGTACTAGACACTGGCGTCAACACAAGCCATGCAGACCTTGCGGCGAATGTCGAGCAATGTAAAGACTTTACTATTGGAACAAGCATCGTCAATGGTTCTTGTACAGACCGTCAAGGACATGGAACGCACGTAGCTGGATCGGCACTTGCAAACGGAAATGGCGGGTTGTATGGTATAGCACCGCAAGCTGATCTATGGGCTTATAAAGTTCTAGGCGACAATGGATCAGGGTCTGCCGATGATATCGCAACAGCTATCCGTCACGTAGCGGACCAGGCTTCATCACTGAAGCAAAAAACCGTCATCAACATGTCTCTTGGCTCTTCAGCAGAAAGTAGCTTGATCACGAATGCGGTCAACTACGCATACGGTAAAGGTGTTCTTGTCATTGCAGCAGCAGGCAACGAAGGCCCGTACCAAGGGTCGATCGGCTTCCCAGGTGCTTTGCAAAATGCCGTAGCGGTAGCAGCTCTTGAGAACGTACAGCAAAACGGCACGTACCGTGTAGCGGATTTCTCCTCACGCGGTTATAGCCAATACGCTGGTGACTATTCTATCGGCAAATACGATGTAGAAGTTTCAGCGCCAGGCGCAAGCATTTACTCAGCTTGGTACGATGGAGGTTATGCGACAATCAGTGGTACATCGATGGCATCTCCTCACGCAGCAGGACTTGCAGCGAAGATTTGGGCAGCAAACCCAACTGCAACGCATACACAAATCCGCAGCGATCTTCAAAACCGTGCAGCGAATAACGACATCCTATCCGGTTATTATGCAGGATCTGGAGACGATTCCGCTTCTGGATTCGGATTCTATCGCTTGCCATAA
- a CDS encoding cystathionine gamma-synthase family protein encodes MTNKKIHPSTLAVWGGEKEYLAHGASQVPVVLSVAYTYDDMDEWYDVAIGKKKGHIYGRNTNPTVQAFEDKVKLLEGAEAATSFSTGMAAISNTLATFLVPGDRIVSIKDTYGGTNKIFTEFLPRQQIDVALVDTGDHEAIEAELKKGCKILYLETPTNPTVKITDIARMAKAGHEAGALVIIDNTFGTPINQNPLEDGVDLVLHSATKFLGGHADALGGVLVGSHELVEQVYHYREINGATMDPMAAYLLLRGMKTLHLRIREQSKNAMALAKYLQTKDIVEDVFYPGLETHPNHDIAKRQMKGFGGMLSFSVKGGVDTVRDLLPKLQYANRAANLGAVETTVGPARTTSHVECTPEERAAMGIPEGLIRVSCGIEEIEDIINDFEQAFQHVETVMNV; translated from the coding sequence ATGACAAACAAAAAAATCCATCCATCCACATTAGCAGTCTGGGGCGGCGAAAAAGAGTATTTGGCACACGGAGCGTCGCAAGTTCCGGTCGTCTTGAGCGTCGCCTATACGTATGACGATATGGACGAATGGTACGACGTCGCGATCGGTAAGAAAAAAGGGCATATCTACGGCCGCAACACGAACCCGACCGTCCAGGCATTCGAAGACAAAGTAAAATTGCTCGAAGGCGCTGAGGCGGCGACCAGCTTCTCGACCGGCATGGCAGCCATCAGCAATACGCTCGCAACCTTCCTCGTGCCAGGCGACCGCATCGTCTCAATCAAAGATACGTACGGCGGCACGAACAAAATCTTCACGGAGTTTCTGCCGCGTCAGCAAATCGATGTCGCGCTCGTCGACACGGGCGACCATGAAGCGATTGAAGCGGAACTCAAAAAAGGCTGCAAGATCCTTTACTTGGAAACACCAACCAACCCGACTGTCAAAATCACGGACATTGCGCGTATGGCAAAAGCGGGGCATGAAGCGGGAGCGTTGGTCATTATCGACAATACATTCGGCACCCCGATCAACCAAAATCCGCTTGAAGACGGCGTCGATTTGGTGTTGCACAGTGCGACGAAATTCCTCGGGGGACACGCAGATGCACTAGGCGGCGTGTTGGTCGGATCCCACGAACTGGTCGAACAGGTTTACCATTACCGTGAAATCAACGGCGCGACGATGGACCCGATGGCCGCTTATTTATTGCTGCGCGGCATGAAGACTTTGCATTTGCGCATCCGCGAGCAAAGCAAAAACGCGATGGCGCTCGCCAAGTACCTGCAGACCAAAGACATTGTCGAAGATGTCTTCTATCCAGGGCTCGAGACGCATCCGAACCACGATATCGCTAAGCGCCAAATGAAAGGTTTCGGCGGCATGCTGAGCTTTTCAGTCAAAGGCGGTGTCGACACGGTCCGCGACTTGCTGCCGAAGCTCCAATACGCAAACCGAGCTGCAAATTTAGGTGCCGTCGAGACGACAGTCGGTCCGGCACGCACGACAAGCCACGTGGAATGTACGCCGGAAGAACGCGCCGCGATGGGCATTCCGGAAGGCTTGATCCGGGTATCTTGCGGCATTGAAGAAATCGAGGACATCATTAACGATTTCGAGCAAGCGTTCCAGCATGTCGAAACGGTGATGAACGTCTAA
- a CDS encoding PucR family transcriptional regulator, with the protein MQLTVQDVLDYELLEGAVVRTAKERANAQPVHWVSVMEMPVENFVRRNELVLTTAMGCNNDLEIFRGFVQDIIDSGAAVLMIAMGRHVYEIPKEIAQLAEENEFLLVELPWELRFSTVIEEVMIDLNDLHRQERQRSEQVQQDLLKLILADAELEKIAAYIRRELDSALLITDAHGTVQAAAGFSRAKLEQWEQQVAKGIFPIHQTALKETRDPMIQKFSSGELGGRKLIQVPVLQVSEEAQGYLFVELPETADGRLDVFSVHVLEHAATTISLWRSRQNAVEETKAALRMDFVRELANGEFASKEQAASRARALGYDLELPYISLAGSPENFRHLFDRKKPGTSSYTEWSKSMVAYLEEEVHYAAHAMKRAVMTGYADGYLIIFLEKPPESGQENQINFLDLIERRLGNLLPEVVLSWGIGDHAEGFDGFSDSFRHAKTALDIGRKKKGPGHRMDYRDTRADRLLLQLAKTEGMLDIIQSTIQPLAGYDQQRQMDLIGTFSAYNHYQGNVSQTARALNLHRQSLLYRLRKIESLTGLSLIDPDDLFLLELCVRTYRMGAAEYDDI; encoded by the coding sequence ATGCAATTGACCGTGCAAGATGTTTTGGATTATGAATTGCTGGAGGGGGCAGTCGTCCGGACCGCCAAAGAGCGAGCAAATGCGCAGCCTGTACACTGGGTATCTGTCATGGAAATGCCGGTAGAGAACTTCGTGCGCCGTAATGAACTGGTATTGACGACTGCGATGGGATGCAATAATGATTTGGAGATTTTCCGGGGATTTGTCCAGGACATTATCGATTCAGGTGCTGCTGTATTGATGATTGCGATGGGACGGCATGTCTATGAGATTCCAAAAGAAATTGCGCAATTGGCGGAAGAAAATGAATTCCTGCTCGTTGAACTGCCATGGGAGCTGCGCTTTTCCACGGTTATTGAAGAAGTGATGATTGATTTGAACGACCTGCATCGACAAGAGCGGCAACGCTCTGAGCAAGTTCAGCAGGATTTGTTGAAACTGATCTTAGCAGATGCGGAATTGGAAAAAATCGCTGCCTATATTCGCCGTGAGCTCGACAGTGCGTTACTCATCACGGATGCCCACGGGACAGTGCAAGCTGCAGCCGGTTTTTCGCGTGCCAAGCTGGAACAATGGGAGCAACAGGTCGCCAAAGGAATTTTCCCGATTCATCAAACAGCCCTAAAGGAGACTCGCGATCCGATGATCCAGAAATTCAGCAGTGGTGAGTTAGGCGGCCGAAAACTTATCCAAGTTCCGGTGTTGCAAGTATCGGAGGAAGCCCAGGGCTATCTATTCGTTGAACTGCCGGAGACTGCCGATGGTCGGCTTGATGTCTTTTCGGTGCATGTGCTCGAGCATGCCGCAACGACGATTTCCTTATGGCGCTCTAGGCAAAATGCAGTCGAAGAAACCAAAGCGGCGTTGCGTATGGATTTTGTCAGAGAGCTTGCCAATGGGGAATTTGCGAGCAAAGAGCAGGCGGCATCTCGGGCGCGGGCGCTTGGCTATGACCTGGAGCTTCCCTATATCAGCCTGGCCGGAAGCCCGGAGAATTTCCGTCACTTGTTCGACCGTAAAAAACCTGGAACCAGTTCATATACCGAGTGGTCGAAAAGCATGGTTGCTTATCTCGAAGAAGAAGTCCATTACGCGGCACATGCCATGAAACGCGCAGTGATGACCGGATATGCAGACGGTTACTTAATCATCTTCTTGGAAAAGCCGCCTGAAAGCGGGCAGGAAAACCAAATTAACTTCCTGGATTTGATCGAACGGCGGCTCGGAAATTTATTGCCTGAAGTGGTCTTGTCCTGGGGCATCGGTGATCATGCAGAAGGATTTGATGGCTTTAGTGACAGTTTCCGGCATGCCAAAACAGCGTTAGACATCGGGCGTAAGAAAAAAGGGCCCGGGCACCGGATGGATTACCGTGACACCCGGGCAGACCGGCTGCTGCTGCAATTGGCCAAAACGGAAGGGATGTTAGACATCATCCAATCGACAATCCAGCCGCTCGCAGGTTACGACCAGCAGCGGCAAATGGACTTGATCGGCACTTTTTCAGCATATAATCATTATCAGGGAAATGTCAGTCAAACGGCACGCGCGTTGAACCTGCATCGCCAATCGCTGCTTTACCGTTTGCGGAAAATAGAGTCATTGACCGGCTTATCGCTAATTGATCCGGATGATTTGTTTCTATTGGAATTATGTGTCCGGACCTATCGCATGGGTGCTGCGGAATACGACGATATTTGA